Genomic segment of Oncorhynchus gorbuscha isolate QuinsamMale2020 ecotype Even-year unplaced genomic scaffold, OgorEven_v1.0 Un_scaffold_35:::fragment_2:::debris, whole genome shotgun sequence:
tgacgcatggaggaggaggtgtgatggtgtggcagtgctttgctggtgacactgtctgatttatttagaattcaagtcacacttaaccagcatggctactacagaATTCTggagcgatacgccatcccatctggtttgcactttgtgggacaatcatttgtttttcaacaggacaatgacccaaaaggGCTATTCGACAAAGGAGAGTtatgtagtgctgcatcagatgacatggcctccacaatcacctgacctcaactcaattgagatggtttgggatgagttggaacacagagtgaaggaaaagcagccaacaagtgctcagaatatgtagaaactccttcaagactgttggaaaagcattccaggtgaagctggtagaatggcaagagtgtgaaaagctgcaatcaaggcaatgggtggctactttgaagaatctaaaatatattttgatttggtttGTTTAAAAACaattgggttactacatgattccatatttgttttttcatagttttgatgtcttcactattattctacaatgtagaaatgagtaaaaaataaagacaattatgagtaggtgtgtccaaactattgactggtactgcatatctATGCTATTTGTCATCATATATCGCAGAGAAATAAGTCATTTAAATATTTTCCCCTTTTTCCGATTACATTTCCAAATCAGAAATGAACCTTTTTACATTTTGAAATCTCTATGCACATAGAAAGGCCTGATATCTAATAACAAAACAATGAATTAATTAATGACAACTAGAAACAAATAGAATACATTTGAGGCGGAACCATTTCATCCTAAAGTGGAACTATTTTTCACGTAACACCATTCACCCACACAGACTGCGATAACTGATGCACCGGCAATGTCAAACGAAATTTGTCACGTTATGCGACATACACCTAATTTACACGAGAATAACGGAATATAATTTTCCTTAGAAACATAGTTTTTCATTTTTAAAGACCGGTTTGATTCCTTTTTTCTTTCTAGCCTCTTGTAGGTGTCTGAACTCGACAAGATGCGCCTCACCATTCAGATGTTGATATCCCATGGCCGGGTGGCCCGTAAAATGGGTCTCGGTCCAGAGTCCCGAATAAACATGCTTCGGAACATTCTTACCGGCCTCGTTCGACACGAGAGGATAGAGACCACCCGAGGTAGAGCAGACGAAGTTCGATTCTATGCTGAAAAGGTGAGGACATGGATGGTAACGTTACCCTTTTACACAGCTCAACACAGCTGCTTCAATAATAGTAATTCAAAGGCTGGCAGATGGCGATATTGAGTCGTTTCATTTGACCGGCCATAAGGAATGTATGCAGCCGGCTATAAACGTGTATACCCCTTCAGCCAATCAGACCAGGGGTGGAATTTTTTTTGACTACTCCAACCTGATTGGCTTAACGCGATTGGCAACATTCAGAACATGGCGGAAAATGGTGTTTCATAAGGAAagtgtcttctttttttttttttttaccttctaGCCATTAAATTGAGTTAAGGAGGAAATCAACTCATTTGCAAACTAAAGGGAGAATATTTTATGTACAACTCGGTCCATGGGGATATGAATGTATAGCTGGCTACATAAATTTCCTTTGGATGGTAAGATGAAGAGACTATTGTCATCTGCTGGCCTTTGGGCTACTCCACCAGTTGACTAAACTCAACTCCCATGGTGAAGGAAGTTTCTGATGAACTCCACCAATGGAGTTTAGCGGAGTCCTGGCTTGGAAGAAATTCAGCTCTGATTACGCGCTCTCCTCTGTGGTTTAAGGAaaaggacctgagcccaaggtcAATAGTAGATTATGAAATGCTTATCTTGTACCTATCTAGTTATGTGCCTTTGTTTGCTGAAATTCATACATTTTAATCAAACAAATATAACCATGGAGTTGAGTTCAGTCAGCTACTTCAACCATCCCTGTTTTAGTAGGCTACTGTAGTTTTTGACAGCTTGTGACGATGTTGACCAATGTGTGATGTTGTTTTGCAGTTGATTGACTATGCCAAGAAGGGAGACACTGACGAGAAAGCGATGAAAATGGCAAACTTCTGGCTCACAGTAAATATTCTTTCTTTATGATCTTTGTTAGTATTTTAATGACCAAGTCAGACCGTCCCAATGTCCCCAGCATTGTTGTACTATTATCTACCAGATTAGTATGAGTGTGTTCCTAGTTCTTTCAGACAGTCATCCTGTCGCTCTCTCCTCTGTTGATTTAAGGAAAAGGACCTGATCCCAAAGCTCTTCAAGGTCCTAGCTCCCAGGTTTGAGACCCAGCCCAAAGCCTACACCCGGATGGCCCGCATTCCCAACAGGGAGAACCTGGACAAGGCTGCTATGGCCGTGCTGGAGTATAAAGGCAACCCGTTCCCACCTCTCCAGACCGCCAAGCGAGACAATGAACTCACGCTAATCAACCAGCTCCTCAAAGGCTACAGAGAACAGTGGGCACAGCAGGCAGCAGCCAAGGTTGAGGCATGATGCAACCAGCCACACACTGACATCACATGTGTTAGATCAGGGGTGTGTTTGATATGGTGAAACATTTAGAATGTCATGTCTGTTCTACAGTATATGAACATTCTGGAACGTTGCTCCCTCCTGAATAAGCCCCTGTATTTACCAAGAAGGGGACCCACTGGTGGGTTGTACTCTAAACTTTTATAGTCCACAGATTTTGACTAGGTTCTGGTTTGGAAACAGTGTGTTGCTTTGTGTGTAATAAGAAAAACACCCAAACACTTTTGGTGGATCACACTGTTTTAGATGACTGGCACAGTATTTGACTTTCTGTGGACCCCACTGAACATGAGGATGTTGTGTGTCAAAATAAATGTGATTGTTTGACAATGTTAAGTGTTCTGTTATTTTGACTGTTAGTCAAATGAAAAGTTCTGTTCATGGCACTGCTGTGAATTTAACAGATGTGATTAAATATGCTGTTATTAATCCCAATAACGGTTCAGAAACATGTCTCCCAAACGTTTCATTATCATCATGGTTGATGTCCTGTTTTTAATCTCTACTGATTCAGAATAAACAGAGTGGCGAATAGAGGCAGGATGTTTCATGAAAGCAACCACCTTCAATCAGGCAAAATCACACACATGAGCTTCCTCATTCTGTTTAAGATTCAAACTGTTTTGTTAAGAGCTGCTGTAGAGTTTGGTTTTCACATACTGGTAACTACTTGCCTAAATGACCCCAAACCTATTGCAATTCCATTCAATTGGACCGGCTCTCCTTTGCCACTTGCCTGTAAGCGCTCTAATTGTGAGGTTGGTTCCAGAAAAGTAATTGTACTATACCAAGATGGAGTAGATGTTTTGGATGAATGCCCTTGCCCTTCTACATCACATACACATTCACAGTGTGGCCAAGGTATGAAAGAAACAGACAAGGCCTCTAATAAAACCAACCATTTTAATTTGGCAAAAAGTGTATGTACAGCGTATTCAGAATATCCTAATTTGACACCATTAAAATGCATTCATTTCGAACAGTGCTTCAGTAATGTGCTCTTAACCAGACCCTTCTAAATACCCAGGAAGCTGTGCTGTTGTCTGTCATGCATATAAGACCCTGTTCTCTCCCTTTGCTCTTCCACTTGTCTCTGTATAATAGACAAAATACCATAGGTTGATCATGCAGCTTGTTGTACAGGATGAATGGAACCTGCCTGTCTATCAATCTATTCAGTCAAGTAATGGCATCTGTAACCATGGACAAGTGGACTGTAAAGGCAatagacatacagttgaagttggaagtttacatacaccttacccaaatacatttaaactcagtttttcacaattcctgacatttaatcctagtaaaaattccctgtcttgggccagttaggatcaacactttattttaaggatgtgaaatgtcagaataatagtagagcattatttatttcagcttttatttctttcatcacattcccagtgggtcagaagtttacatacactcaattagtatttggtagcattgcctttaaattgggtcaaatgtttcgggtagccttccacaagcttcccacaaattGGGTGAATTGTGACCCATTCCTCATtacagagctggtgcaactgagtcacgtttgcaggcctccttgctcgcacacgcattttcagttctgcccacaaatgttctataggattaaggtcaccaataactttgttgtccttttttgccacaactttggaagtatgcttggggtcattgtccatttggaagacccatttgcgaccaagctttaacttcctgactgatgttttgagatgttgctacaatatatccacatcactttccgtcctcatgatgccatctattttgtgaagtgcaccagtccctcctgcagcaaagccccaccacaacatgatgctgccactcccgtgcttcacggttgggacggtgttcttcagcttgcaagcctccccctttttgctccaaacataacgatggtcattatggccaaacagttctatttttgtttcatcagaccagaggacatttctcagaaaagtacgatctttgtcccgatgtgcagttgcaaaccgtagtctggaggttttggaacagtggcttcctccttgctgtgcggcctatcaggttatgtcgatttcggactcgttttactgtggatatagatacttttgttccatgtttcctccagcatcgtcaaaagatcctttgctattgttctgggattgatttgcacttttctcatcaaagtacgttcatctctaggagacagaatgttctccttcctgagcggtatgacagctgcctggtcccatggtgtttatacttgcatactattgtttgtacagatgaacgtggtaccttcaggcatttggaaattgctcccaaggatgaaccagacttgtggaggtctacaatttgtttctgaggtcttggctgatttcttttgattttcccatgatgtcaagcaaagaggcatggagtttgaaggtaggcgttgaaatacatccacaagtacacctccgattgactcaaatgatgccaattagcctatcagaagcttctaaagccatgacataattttcaggaattttccaagctgtttaaaggcacagtcaactaagtgtatgtaaacttctgacccactggaattgttatacagtgaattataagtgaaataatctgtaaacaattgttgaaaaaatgacttgtgtcatacacaaagtatatgtcctaattgacttgccaaaactatagtttgttaacaagaaatttgtggtgtttgaaaaacaagttttttaatgactccaacctaagtgtatgtaaacttctgacttccacTGTATACACCTACAGAGACGAAACCTTTAGAACACCAGAACAATCTAATTCAAGTGTCATTTTTTACAGACTACATTATACCTTTGACTGTATGTTCTCATGTACATAACATGTGCTGTACCAGTCTGACCAAACCAAGCCTACTCCAGACATTACTACAGAAAGACAATAAAGGGCTCTTAATTAAACCATTGGAAACAGTCAATTAACCACCATTCTTTCCCCCACACCTTTTTTACAGATtggataaaaaaatattaaaGAGAGTTGCACGTTTCATACTGAGATATTAACAAGTTATACAAAAAATACAATGTAGTTGATTACTTCCATTATTTCCATTTCTTAGAAGAAACAGGTGGTAAATTGGCCTTGACACGGTCTTATGAATTACACCCTCCCCCCCTTACATTGATATCATTAGGCTATTTCATCAACTTAATGTTATTAAGATACATGTACATTTTTAAATGTCTGATAATGACACTTGATAACATTGATTAATATGAACACATCTACAGGTAATATTTGTATATTTGATACCGGAATATCATTGGATGTAGTGTGTGGATACGTATGATCCAGATTAAAGCGCTATTCAAAGTCACTTTGAAATAAATGGCAGAACAGAAAACTAAGAGAAGGGGAACATTAAAGTGCTTCATGCAGGACAAACAGGACGTTGGTGCTACTACTTTCA
This window contains:
- the LOC124017953 gene encoding 39S ribosomal protein L17, mitochondrial-like, which produces MRLTIQMLISHGRVARKMGLGPESRINMLRNILTGLVRHERIETTRGRADEVRFYAEKLIDYAKKGDTDEKAMKMANFWLTEKDLIPKLFKVLAPRFETQPKAYTRMARIPNRENLDKAAMAVLEYKGNPFPPLQTAKRDNELTLINQLLKGYREQWAQQAAAKVEA